The Lates calcarifer isolate ASB-BC8 linkage group LG7_2, TLL_Latcal_v3, whole genome shotgun sequence DNA window AAGTTGTACAGTCTCTTTGGATGAGGCTGGTGGTACCTGGTCAGAGCTGCAGGGCTGCTTGTCTTTTTAACAATGGGTGATCTCGCCACGTAGGTTTTTGGGACACCAGTACAGATAAGAACAATGGCATGCAAGACTCACATACAGACCCActtgttattatttctttttttttttttaatagaaaataaagATTCTGACATAAGTACAAGCACTGAGCCCTCGCAAACACCCAACAGCCAAGCGTATTGGAAACTGTACGGAGGACGAACGATGCCTAAACTGACGGCTTTAAGAAGTATCGGGGGCTTGCGACGGTTAAAACCATTTCAACACAACAGCTGGCTTCTTTTCATATTCAGTAAGTCCTGTTTTGAGGACATAATACATCtcacatttatattatttcttCTTCTACACCTTTTTACTACAAATGTATGTGCTTTTGATTCAAAATAACTCGGGAAAACTgatgagaaagaaaggaaaataaagatttGTAGTTCAACGACAATCCACCCCACTCTGGCCAATTTATTGCAAATGAAGTGATAACCTCtgaacagcaacacacactTCAATATGGCACAAGCATCTTAGAAATGACCTAAATGCATCGTTGTCGTTGTGGGTGAATATCAAAAACCAAACCACACCATATCTAAAAATATTAAGACATTAATCATCAGtagagcagaaaagaaaaaggttttttttccttgtttaaaCATGCAGTCTGCCGCTCTGCAAGCAAAACTTGACTCTGGACCCCTTTGTTAAACGGCAAAATTaacaactgaaagaaaaagaaaggaagttTTCTCGAATGCATATGAACATTGCAAACGATTAGCGCGCCAGTCGAGCTAATATATTTCTTCTATTATTCATGACAGGAGCTGCAGAGTAAGACTTCAAAATCCAGGTCATTGTGCAATTGAGGATCTCTGGCTTTCCTCTCTTTACTTGAGGGCTGGATGACGAATCCTTCACCCCGAAAAATGCACACTGGCCAGCAAAGTGAAGCATGTAGTGACTAAACTCGCCCCTTCGAGTGAAACCTCAGACGTGCGTGGCGCAAAAACATCTTAGATAATTAAATaaactctgaaaaaaaaaaaaaaaggaaaaaatctgGATATAAAGCACTCACGGGGCTTTCTTTGCTTTCAGACGTCTTTTCTGACCCACTTTATCTAGCTTCGTGTATGTCACTTTAAGACATTTGATGTGCTTATCTTAGTAAATGTCAGCTTTGGCACACTCGCTGCTGAGGTACCTAACTAAAAGTTTTGTCAAGTACAGAAACTACTACTTTTTCCCACCGAGGATATTGTTGTTGCATTATACTTTATATATAGAGAGGTGTATTTTTCTCTAAAATGTCTCTGGAGTGTTTAGGAGAAAATCTACACATGTAGGCATTCTCTCCTCCAGCCCTTTCTCCGAGGCTGCGACGTGAAAAATCCTGACTAAATCCCTCTCAGCAGCCCCATCTACTTCCTCACCATTTCTCCCACTACAGAATCcaaataaatattgtttaaaataaGGGCAAAttggtaaaacaaaaacaaaaaaatgaagcaaaatgaatGTAGTGGCCTCATAACGTAACGCAAAACTCtcaaaaaaacaataattctcTCACCGTCCAGTCCTCCTCAgtcaaataaagaaacaaagaaagaaatattacAGGGAAGGATATATCTAGAGTAGTGGTTGTTTTACAATGGCGACTATGTCGAGAGAACGACTGGGCATCAGTTTGTCATGTTGCAACTTCTTTAAAAActgcctcctcttccccccgtctctcttttctctcttcgCCTTTGGAGGTGATCATACTCTGTCTGATCAAAGTCTTTGACCTTTAAACCTTcggctcccctccctcccccttccctTCCCCATCAAACGCTCCTCCCGCTGCTCTTCTTCTTTCCGctcagagggggggggggattgtTCAGTCGGCGTAGTGCATGATGGACTCGACGTAGTTGCCTGGGAAGAGGCCTGTGGTCCCGTTCATCACGCCCTCGAACCAGCCATCGTCGTTCTTCTTTATCACGTAGATGATGGCGCCCTCCTGAAACGAAAGCTCGTCGTCTTTGTCGCGGGTATAGTCATAGATGGCCACCACTGAGGAACAATGGAAGGAGGAGAGCATAAGTAAACGTGAAAATAAGCATTTGTTGGTGGATTTTTCCTTTGTAAAACCGCCTCATGAGTGAGCAGCGATGGCAGACCTTTCTCCAGGTAGCTGCGTGGAGCCCATGGTGGGTCCTCCTCGGCGTAGGGGTCGCTGTACTCCACCACCGCCGActcctcctcgtcctcatcATCCTCGTAGTCCTCCGGCGGCGGGGGAGGTGGTGTAGGCTCCTCAAACACTGGCTCTTCAGCAGGTGGAGGCGGGGGCGGCACGTCTGAGACTAGAAGAGGTTTTCAGGCGGgtgggaaataaaacaaaacagattagaggcgaggagaggaggacagagacgaccgcacagagagacacagatgactgactgacattcCCATGCATTAGAGACAACAGCCCATGCACTGAGACAACATTTAGATGCtcagcactgtgttttttattctttataaaACTTTATAACCACAGCACTTCACTGATACTGAACACGAAGAACAgtacagacacagactgatgtGACATGACAAGAGAAAAGGTGCACACACTGATTCAACGTGCATTTATAGAAATTTGAGATGGTTGGCTTTGTTTAGACACAAATAAATTGACATCAACATGCTcatgaacaaacacatacatgccCCATTATGCTTATCGTATCATGCTTTACATGTTTTTTCACTCCTTGCTTTCACACACTGTTCCGATAACAGGCGATCAACCACCAACATTTGCTGCCAGAGACACCTGGAGTCAACTGTGTGTATTCAAAGATCCTTCATTACTGTGAATACAAACACTAATTTATCTTGACTCAATCCCACATCACACCATCCcgctgccccaaatactcactcgagcaccaaatgtgtattaatccacccCTGAAAATAGTCCCCCTGTGCTCCTGCTTGACAAATCATGACATCTATTTTATGCTGGTGTTAAAAGCCATGCCCCTGTCCAAGCTGATGCTGGTGGTTGATCACTTGTCTTACTCCAATGACAAAATATTCCACCAGAAGAAGACGGATCACCGACACAGTCTGTTGGGGAGAGGACTTACAACTAATGGCAGTCATGCAGAGGGAGCGAGGAGCTAAAAGCCACTTACTAGTCTCCTGAACTCGGGCCACAAAGCCCATCAGAGGCAGCTGAGGGGTGATCTGcatggaggggggagggggcgCGAGCGGGCCTGCTATCACCGAACAAAATCAATACACAGAGACGAAGGAGGACgggggtcagagagagagagtgggacaGACATATGAACAGCAAAGACATGAGAATATGAGGTTAGAATAAAcaagaaaagcacagaggagTTAAAGAACAGGAATAAGAGCTGCACAGAATAAATGCAACAGCAACAGTGAGAAGACAATGATCTCGGCAAAGCACAGACCTGAGAAGTTTAGAATTATTCTTTTTTTGgcagaataaaaaatataagagCCAACTAACAACTGTTTTCATAACCGGTCAAACAACCTGACAAAAAAAGGGCAAAATATTAACTAATCAATTTagtttgaaaaatgtcagaaaacagcagaaataacaAATCCTCATTCAAGAGGAAAGACCCACTTAATTATTTAAAACAAGATTACTGCTGACTAGTTTTCTATTGATCAACTTATAAATCAATCAGTAAATTCTTTCAGCCACATCCAGGCTGAACTCTATTCTTACTTCTGCTGCTGATAATACCGGTGGAACAGCTGAGAATATTTGTTGGTTCTAACTTTTCAAAGGTGAATATGTCAACTTGGGATCTGGGAAGCTGTGATGAACATGTTTTGCTTTGAAGAACATATCACAGACCATTTAAATACAAACGGACATTTCACTTTTAATACACATTTGTATAAGAGAAGTAAACTAAAAGTTTGGCACTTAACAGGCAATTGGACAAATGGAGGATAAAAGATTGCAAAGAGCTGTGAAGACAGAGGTGAAGACAGAAATGACACAAAAGCCAGACAGATCTTTTTGTAAAAGATGCAAATACAAGAGGGCAGAGTCAGACTGACGATCTGCTCCCTCTGAAacagctcagagagaaactgaactCAGCTCATTTAAACTGTTGACAGCAAACAGGTGAtgagataaatgaataaatgaatgttaTTCTTGTAGCATGGCTTTGTATAACCCACAAACTCACAGGTATTGAGTGAGTCAATAGTTGCAGCTGTCCtctgcgcgcacacacacaaatacacaccttGGTTCTGGGCGAAGTGTGGTCCACCGTTGAGCTGGCTCTGGTTGTGGGCCATGTTGGGCTGACCGGTGACAGACGAGGGTCGGCGGTACGGCAGGGAGCCTCCCACTGGCGGGTTTTGGGGCTGCTGCGCCGGGCGGTTCATGCTGTAGAACTGAGGAGCACCTAAGAGGAGACGACACCAGGGGTCAGCAGAGAGTCATTTACCATGGGTggggagcaggagaggaaagtCCTGAACTGCACAGTCAAGTGAACTGAGCCTTGAGGAAGTCTTCtttccatcttgtttttacatttcatgctACCTCGCCTTTCATTTTAAATAGACTGATATATGGCTCTCTTAAAAAATAATCCTGCTGTATGTCTTGTATAAGCATATTTGTTAATGATCGTAAAAAACAGGCTCTTGGAAGaatatttgtttaaaactgGACAACTAAAGCAGCTACTGGGGGAACAATAACttattaaacttatttttttaacagcagctcAAAGTGCTTTTATCTTTGAGTGTCAATGTTCAATTTTAACGGCCATATTTATTTCACTTCATGTGCATTATTCTCTAACTATTTCACTGTTTATATTTGTGCTGTGTTATGATGAATCTTGGCAGTAACCTGTGAAACACTCTATGAAAGGTGCTATACTAATCAAGCCTGACTGAATGATTCATAGGAGATGCTTCACAATATTTTATGGCTGTGAAGAATCCACTGCCAAAATAATGTGTACAGCCAGTACTACAGTATTCTTTCCAACTGTTTCCAACCACACatacttttaataaaatatgataaatcTGGGTCTGAGccaaaaaatggcataaaaattcCTAAGTTCACTGTCTTGAGAGAAGATCCTGCAGGTTACTCACCTAAACATTTGGTAGGGCAGAGTAATTTTTCAATTTCCACGATTCATCAATATTAAAGTTTGTCTGACAGTGTTCATTTTCTACCCTGAACAGCAGCACTGAACATAATTACAGATAACTAAAATATCCAGCAGCCACAGGACtaagacacaaagaaaaaaacaaataaatacacatgaAATGATGAATTCACTGTGAAAGCATTTCACCACACCGCTCATGCATTATAGATCagaacaacatcatcatcatcatcaacacagacacaggcagctGAGGAGATGCTGTGAagaatgaggagaggagaatcCAGCAGCAGTGAGGGAAAATGCAAAGTCTGAGGTAGGTGGCAGAAGAGCTGCACATACACCAGACCTGTGGTTGAACGTTATCTAGACACTTTAGATAAAAATTCTGCAGTGAAGTGCTCTACAGTGACCTTTGAAGTTGAATCTCTCTGTCAGCACTCAGCTGTTTGTAGAAAAAAAGCAGGAGATTCTACACCACATTATCTTGTTTACTCAATTTCCCACTGCCAATATTGTGTTTTCAAATAATTTTTGATTGAGCATGCAGCCCTTAGGAGGTGGACAGGTCTTAATATGAAGCACAGAACAACATGGTTTGTGTCTGAAAGCTCAATCTACCTCTTTAACAGTTATTAAAACCTCCCTGCCTCTCAAATCTGAAAGCTGTCAATCAGTGGAACTGCATGTCATgagacacaaataaaaaatgttgctCCATGGTGCAACTAGTGTCCAAAAACTGCACCGGGTAGCTTTAAAAAGATTTCTAAAGGACTAAATCTGaataaatatcaatataaatgtcattttttcaaGCATAACTCCAAtcattctctggttccagctctGAAATGAGAaacttttcagcttttattagttttatatCATTAGAGACTGGTCACagttttgggttttggactgtcaGACAGTTGATACACCTGAGGGTATCAACTTGGCTCTGAGAAATTGCTACAAGCATTTATCACTAATTCTTCATAGACTAAGAATATAAAGCGTTGGTTGCACAATTTGTTTcgcctttattttttttacctctaCTTCTATCGGGTCAACCTTAATACCAAAGACCTGACCTGGACATGATGGAGTGTGAGTGAAGTTGAGCACATCTGTCACACTGCTGGCTTGATGCTCATGTGCCCTTAGATGCAACAACATAagctttaaacatttttaagcaGATATCCTCAACAGCTGAATAACTGAATATCCTGGGTGACGACATGCCGCTGGATGAACACATCTGGCTCTTCAAGCAGGGGGATGCATGTCAGGGGAGGTGGGATGGAGGGTGTGCAGAGGAGAGGGTGAGCTTCTCCCACGGGGGTCACACTCACCTTGTGCGGGGTTGCCGTAAGTAGCGGGGCCTGTGCCAGTGGGAGCCGTGGAGGCAGGGAGctggggagggggtgggggtacAGGCGGGATCTCTATGGGGGGGTTGGGGGCCTGTGGGGGGCTGTCTAGGGCAGAGGTGGGAGCCCCAGGGGTAGTGGCAGAGGTGGCGGTGTTGGGGGGAGGTTTAGCTGGGTTGGATGGGGCAGGGGCTGAACCTGAGGGGTCAAAGGCCAGGGGAGTGAAgaggtaaaaataaatgaagaaataaataaggaaggagagaaaagatagGTGTGGGAGGTCAAGACAAGAGAAGAgtgagaagggaggagaggattGCAGCAGATC harbors:
- the LOC127139110 gene encoding uncharacterized protein LOC127139110 — protein: MRMCETLDLLQSSPPFSLFSCLDLPHLSFLSFLIYFFIYFYLFTPLAFDPSGSAPAPSNPAKPPPNTATSATTPGAPTSALDSPPQAPNPPIEIPPVPPPPPQLPASTAPTGTGPATYGNPAQGECDPRGRSSPSPLHTLHPTSPDMHPPA